The uncultured Eubacteriales bacterium region GGCGATGCTGGACGTAAAGTCTACGCTGGAGGAGGAGCACCTGGCCCTCACCGGGCGCTCCTGCGCTACGGTGCTGGAGAACCTGCGTTACCTTGCGAACCGGGAAAAGCTCTATGAGATCAGAACGGTGGTGGCCCCCGGGCTGCGCTCCGCCGAGACGGTGAATACGGCCAGCAGGCTTTTGGCGGACTACCCCGCCGTGCGGTATAAGCTGATTCGGTTTCGCAGCTGGGGCGTGCGCGGCCCCATGGAAAACGAACAGAGCCCCTCCCTGGAGACTATGGAGGAGCTGAAGGCGCTGGCCCAGGCCAACGGCGTGGGCCAGATCGAGATTGTATAACCCCCCAGACAGAGAGGGGCAAAAAGGAGACAGGGAGGAGCACTATGAGCGAGTTTATGTCCTACGACCCCTGGGCCAATATCAGGACCCGGAACGGCTACACCGGGGATGAGATGATCTCCATGCTGCAAAAATCCATCCGCCGCGGGCTTGAGGACAACGCCCTGGCCGCCGCGTATGAGATGTACATCACAAGCCCTCAGTTTGAGGACAAGCTATGGCGGCGCCTGCTGGCGATCTCGGTGGAGGACGTCGGCTTTGGTGATCCCATGGCTCCCGTGCTGGTCCAGACCTATAACCAGATCCGTAAGGAATTCCTCTATGGCGACGGGGACCGCCCCATCTTCTTCGTGCATGCGATCCGCTATCTCTGCCGCAGCCAGAAGGAGCGGTCCAGCGATCATAAGAAAAACCTGATGATCAAGAAATTCGCCCACGGAGAGCTGCCCGAGGTACCCGAGTACGCCTACGATATGCACACCGTCAAGGGCCGGGAGATGGGCCGGGACGAGCACCATTTTCTCACTGAGGCGAGCCGGGTCTCCCCCCAGATGGAGCGGCCCGACATCAAGGCGGCCTACGAGGAATATCTCACCTACTGTGAGCGGGAAAAGGACAGCGAGGCACGGCCGGACGTGCAGCCCTTTGAGTACAATACCTGGCAGTTTTAAGAAAGAAGCGGGAAGGGGAGATGGGCCGATGAACTGCGACCTGTTGATTTTAGACGGCTGCCTTCTGGCCGAGGACGGAGCCGTGCTGCGGGGCATGGCGGTGGCGGTGACCGGCGGGGAGATCACCGAGGTGCTGCCCGCCGCCCAGGCGGCGGAGAAGTACCAGGCCCGGGAGACCGTCCCGGCGGAGGGCAACCTGATCCTGCCCGGCTTTGTTGACGCGCACACCCACACCTGCCAGCAGCTGCTGCGGGGGCGCACCACTGACGAGTACCCCATGATCTGGACCCGGTTTCTGGTCCCCTTTGAAGGCAGCCTTACGGCCCAAGACGTGCGCGTCAGCGCCCAGCTCGCCTGCCTGGAGATGATCAAGGCGGGGTTTACCTCCTTTGCCGACGCGGGGGGTACCCACATGAACCAGGTGGCCGAGAGCGTTATCGAGTCCGGTATGCGGGCGGCCCTGTGTCGCTCCACGATGGACATGGGGGCCGCCATTCCCGACGGCATGAAGGAGTCCTGCGACGATAACCTTCGCCATGCCGAGGAGCTGTACCGGGCTTACCAGGGCGCGGGGAACGGGCGGGTGGACATCTGGTTCGGCCTGCGTCAGGTCATGACCTGCTCCCCCGAGCTGGTGCGCAGGACGGGGGAGCTGGCCCGGGAGTACCACACCGGCATCCACGCCCACCTGTGCGAGCATAAGGACGAGGTCAGCTTCTGTCTCCAGAACTACAAAAAGCGGCCCGCGGCCTTTCTGGAGGAGATGGGGGTGCTGGGGCCCAACCTGCTCACCGCCCATAACGTGACCCTCTCCGAGTCCGACATCACCCTGATGGTCCGGCGGGAGGTCAAGTTTGTCCACTGTCCCCGGGCAAACCTCTCCAACCACGGCTTTCCCAAGACGCCGCGCATTCTGGAGTGCGGCGGTGAGATCGGCATCGGCTGCGACGGCGCGTCCGGCGTGGCGCTGGATATGTTCGACCAGCTGCGCACCCTGAAGGACGGCGTCCTGGCCTTCTGGGGCCTGCCGGTGTTTGACCCGGTGGTTCTGCCCACCCGTGAACTGCTGAAGATGTCCTCTCTGGGCGGCGCGGCCGCCATCGGGCGTAAGGACAGCCTGGGCAGCGTCGAGGCGGGGAAGAAGGCCGACCTCATTATCATCAACATCCACCAGCCCCACCTTCTGCCCAGCCAAAATTTAGCCAATACCCTTTTGGCGGGGGCCAGCGGGCGGGACGTGACCGACTCGGTCATCAACGGGCGCGTCGTTATGCGCGGCCGGCATGTGCTCACGCTGGACGAGGAGAAGATCATGGCGGACAGTACCCGGCATATGGCGGAGATCGTCTCCCGGGCGGGAATCTGACCCCCGCCGCGAGAGCGGGGCGCATTTTTGGAGGGAACGAATGAAAAAACTGATTCTGAATTGCGACACGGGGATCGACGACGCTTTCGCTCTGGCCTACGCCGCCGGGCAGCGGGACATGGAGCTTATCGGTGTGGTCGCCAGCTACGGGATGTCCTATGTGGGCAACACCTATCGCAATTCAAAGTATATTCTGCGCCTGCTGGGCTCCCAGGCGCCGGTCTACGCGGGAAGCGAGCAGCCCTTGTCCGCGCCGCCCAGGGACTATCTGGAGGCCGAGAGCCTGTTTCACGGCGCGGACGGCGTGGCGAACCTGCTGGGGCAGTACACGCCGGAGGATTTGAGCGGCGTACAGCCTGAGGGCGGCATTGATTTTATCATTGAGAGCACGAGAAAGTACGGCAAGGACCTGGTGCTGGTCACCACGGGTCCCCTCACGGACGTGGCCCGAGTGCTGGAGCGGGCTCCCTGGGTGGGGGACGAGATCGGCGGCATCGTCAGCATGGTGGGGGCCCTGGCCACCCCCGGCAACGCGAACCCTTATATGGAGGCCAACGCCGCCCTGGACCCGGAGGCCGCCAGGCAGGCGCTGGAGGCCGACCCGCCCCTCACGGTGGTCGGGCTGGACATTACCCGCAAGACCCTCTTCAGCCGAAAGGACCTGGAGCGCTGGCAGGGGATCAAAACGGAGCGCGCCGCCTTTTTCTCCGGCTGCGCCGCCCACTACTTAAAGGCTTACAGCATCAAGCACTCCTACCTGCCCGGCTGCGCCCTGCACGACCCGCTGGCGGTGGGGGTGGCCATCCACCCCGAGTGGGTGCAGACGGTGCCCATCCATCTCACCTGCGAGCTGGAGGGGGAGGCCCGGGGCCGCACCTGCGAGAACCTGGCCCGCTCCAGCGACAACTCCCCCGCCCGCACCCTGGGCGCGCTGCGGGTGGACAAGACGGCCTTTGAGCGGGAATTCTTCACCATTGTGGAATCCCTGCTGAACGCGGGGGAGTAAGTGGCTCTCTGAGGAGAGGTAGAGAAGGGGGAGACGAAATGGCAAAAAAGATCTACACTGCGGGATTTGATATCTTCCACCCGCGGCGGAAGGAGCACATGGAGGAGATCCACCGCCTCTGCGAGGCGTACGGGCTTGAACCCCACTTTCAACTCGAGGCGCCCGCGGGCGGAAAGCCGGCGGCGGGGGAGATCCTGCGGATGAACCTGGAGCGAATCGACGCGTGCGACCTCGTGTCTGCCAACCTCAACCCCTTCCGGGGACTGGAGATGGACAGCGGGACGGCTTTTGAGGTCGGGTACGCCCACGCGAGGGGAAAGCTGATCTACGGCTATATGGACGACGTAAGGCCCATGGTGGAAAAGCTGGGCGGCGAGCGGGACGCCGAGGGCTATACCGTTGAGAACTTCGGCCTGCCGCTGAATTTGATGATCGCGTGCACGGCAAAGGTGGTCCAGGGCACGCTGGAGGACTGCCTAAAGGCAATTTGTAAGGACGAAACTACTACAGCATAAGCCAAAACACGGGAGGTTTGTTTATGGGCGCATTGCTTGAGGTAAAAAACGTCACAAAAATTTATCCTGGGGGGGTGTTAGCTAACCATAATGTGGATTTCAGCGTGAACGAAGGAGAAATCCACGCCCTCGTCGGTGAAAACGGCGCCGGCAAAAGTACCCTGATGAAAATGCTCTTCGGCATGGAAGAGCCCACAGCGGGGCAGATTTTCCTGAAGGGGAAGGAAGTAAAATTCTCCTCCAGTAAGGACGCCATCGCCAGTGGAATCGGCATGGTGCACCAGCACTTTATGCTGGTCGACTCCCTCACCGGGGCCGAGAACATGATGCTGGGCCTGAAGGGCGGCGGCTTTTTTACCAACAAAAAGCGCGCCGTGGAGGAGACCGAGAAGACCTCAAAGCGCTACGGCTTTGAGATCGACGCCCGCCGCCGGGTCAGGGATATGGGCGTGGGGATGAAGCAAAAGCTTGAGATCCTGAAGATCCTGTACCGGGGCGCCACCATAATCATCCTGGACGAGCCCACGGCGGTGCTTACCCCACAGGAGACCGAGGAGCTCTTCGGGCAGCTCCTGCTTCTGAAAAAGCACGGGATGACCATCATCTTCATCTCCCACAAGCTGGGCGAGGTCAAGCGCATCAGTGACCGGATCACCATCCTGAAGTCCGGCAAGACCTTGGGCACCTACAACGCGGGGGAGATCAGCATTGAGGAGATCTCCAATCTAATGGTGGGCCGAGCCATCTCTTTCCAGTACGATAAATCTAAGATCGATACCTCCCATGAGCTGCTGCGAGTGGAGGGCCTGCGCTATAAGGACAAATTCGGCGTCGCCAAGCTAAACGGCGCGTCCCTTACCGTGTACGGCAGCGAGATCGTTGGCATCGCCGGAGTTGAGGGGAACGGTCAGGGCGAGCTGGTCAGCATCATCTCCGCCAACATGGCCTGCGCCTCGGGGACAGTTTCGCTCAAGGGGCAGGACATCACCCGGGCCACCATCAGGCAGGTGAGGCAGGCGGGGCTGTCCTATGTGCCGGAGGACAGAATGTTCAACGGCTGCGCCGCGACCATGAGCATCGAGGAAAACCTCCTGGTATCAAATATCGATAGATTTGCCGGGAAAAGCAAAATGCTCAATAAGAAGAAAATGAGCGCCCACAGCGTCAACCTGATCCGGGAGTTCAAGGTGAAGACCAGGGACGAGAACCAGCAGATCAAGGCGCTGTCCGGAGGAAACATCCAGAAGGTGATCGTCGCGCGGGAGTTCACCGCCGACAGCGACCTGCTGGTGCTTGACCAGCCCACCCGGGGCGTGGACATCGGCGCAATCTCCTTTATCCACCAGAAAATATTGGAGATGCGCATGGCGGGCAAGGGGATACTGCTGGTATCCGCCGACCTAAACGAGTTGATCGCCCTGAGCGACCGCATCCTGGTGATGTACAAGGGAGAGGTTGTGGCCGAGCTGGACAATTCCGAAAAGGTGAGTGAACAGGAGCTGGGCCTATACATGCTGGGCATCAAGAGACAGGGAGAGGTGAGCTGAATGAGCCGCGGTGGAAAAGAACGCAAGTCGTTTGACATCATGAATTATTTCAGCGCCATGCGCATCTTCGTTGCCATCCTCATCTCGCTTTTGCTGGTCTTTGTCATCATCTTTTTTGTCAGCGAGGACCCGGTGCTGGCCATCTCGAAGATGATGCTGGGTCCGCTGCAGACCAAGCGAAGCTTTTTCAACGTGGTCGAGCGGGCGGTGCCGCTGATGTTCACTGCCCTGGCGCTGAACATCTCCCTGCGCAGCGGCGTGTTTAACATCGGCTCTGATGGGTCCTTCTACATGGGCGCGGTGGTGGGTGCGGCAATCGCGCTGAAGCTGCAGCTGCCCAACATCGTGCATCAAACGGTGGCCGTGCTGTGTGCCGGTATCGTGGGCGGCATCATCAACATGCTGCCGGTCATCATCGAGCGGTACACCCGCATTCAGGCCACCGTGCTCTCCATCATGTTCAACTCCATCTTCTTCTACGTGGGCCTCTCCATCGTCAGCGCCTTCCTGCTGGACCGGAGCGGCACCTGGGGCAGCGAGGCCTTCTCGGACACCGCGAAGTTCGGAAACATGATCAAGGGAACCAGTATGCACTGGGGGTTCCTTATCCTTGTGGCGGCGGTAATCTTCATCATCTTGCTGATGGAGAAGTCCTCCTTTGGCTATAAGGTGCGTGTGACGGGCATCAACCCCAACTTCGCCAGGTCCGCCGGTATCAAGACCGGCGCGGTGGTCCTGGGCGCGCAGTTCATCGGCGGCACTGTGGCCGGCGTGGGCGGCGCGGTGGAGATGCTGGGTATGTATAAGCGTTTTCAGTGGCAGACCCAGGTCAGCTACGTGTGGGACGGCCTGCTGGTACATATGCTGGCGAATCAGAATCCGATCCTCATCCCATTCACCGCGTTCTTCATCGCCTATCTGCGCATCGGCGCGGAGATCATGTCCCGCAGCACCGACCTCGATCCCGAGGTGGTGGCTTTCCTGCAGGGCATCGTGATATTACTGGTAGCCTCTGAAAAATTCCTGTACCCCATCAAGAAACGGCACGAACAGAAAATGGCCTTGGCAGAAGCCGAGGGCGCGAATGTGGAGGGGGCGTAACTATGCTGTCTATCTTTGCATCCAGCAGCTTTTGGTTTTCTGTGCTGGCCAGTACGACTCCCGTTATGCTGGCCACCATCTCGGCGAATATCCTCACCAAGTCCGGCGTGTTTAACCTGGGCATCGAGGGCACCATGCTCATCAGCGCGCTCACCGGCGTCCTGGTGAGCGCGTATACCCAAAACCTGTTCCTGGGGGCCCTGGCGGGGGTGGCGATCGGGGTCCTGATCTCCTTCCTCCTGGGATACTTCACTCTGATCATGAACGCCCCTATGAACGCCTGCGGCGTGGCCATCAATCTGCTGGCGTCGGGCGGAACGGTCTTCGTGCTCGCCACACTGACGGGCAGCAAGATCACCAGCACCTCGCTTAAAAGCCTCACATTTCCCAATATTGATATCCCATTCCTTCGGGACATCCCCTTTCTGGGCGAGATATTGTCGGGGCATAACCTGATTACCTACCTGGGCTGGATTTTCGCCATCCTCACCTGGCTGCTCCTCTTTAAGACCAAGCTGGGTCTGAGCATACGGGCCGTGGGCGAGAACGAAGACGCCGCCCGGTCGGCCGGCATCAACATCAACGGCATGAAGTTCATCGCCCTCACCCTGTGCGGTATCTTCTGCGCCTTAGGCGGCATGTACCTCTCCATGGGCGCGCTCCGATCCTTTACGGCGGGCATGGTGGCGGGGCGCGGGTTCCTCTCCCTGGCAATGGATGCGATGAGCCAGGGCAACCCGCTGGTAGGTATGCTCAGCTCGCTGCTGTACGGTTTTTCCGACACCATTACAGTATACCTGCAGCTCTACAGCAATGTAGACCTAAAGATGATTGAGGCATTTCCATATGTGTTCATCATTCTGGTGCTCTTTGTGGTGCATCTGGTGCGCCGCGGCGTGGCAAGGCGGCGGGAGGGGCTGACGCTGTCGCAGCGGGCCCGGGCCGCCCAGTCCTGATACTTTGGTATCCCAAAAATTTCGATACAAAAAAGACGAAAGAGGTATGAACATGGCAAACGCGTACTATGATCCGTGGTCGATGACCAAAACCAAGCATGGCCTGGAGGCGGACATTGTCATCTCGGCGATGCAGAAGTGCATCCGCCGGGGCGAGGAGGAAATTGCCCTCCGTATGGCTTACGAGCTCTACACCACCTCCTCCTTCCATGAGGAGAAGATGTGGAACCGTCTGCTGGTCATCCCAGTGGAGGACATCGGCTTTGGCGACGTAAACGCGCTCTCGGTCGTGCGCGATCTGAACGAGCTGCGCAAGGATTTTCCCTATGGCGACGGGGATCGCCCCATCTTCTTCCTGTTCGCCATCCGCTACCTGTGCAAGTGCAAGAAGGAGCGCTCCACCGACCATATCAAAAATATTATCATGCGTGAGTCCGAGGCCGGGCTTGTGCCCGAGATTCCCGACTATGCCATCGATATGCACACCATTCAGGGGCGTGCCCGAGGCCGGGATGTGTTCTACTTCCTGGATGAAGCCAGCAAGGTAGAACCCGTTTGGGAAGGTTATGACGATTCCTATCGTCAGACCCTATATAAAATGTGTCAGCAGGAAACGTCCAAAGAAAACACCAATCAGGAGGAGAAAAAATGAAGAAGAAGCTCGCTTTGCTCATGGCTGGCCTGATGATGGTCACGACCCTGGCCGCGTGCGGAAACGGCGCCGCGGGCACGCCCAGCGGCAGCCCCACCGCCACTACCAGCAGCTCCCCTAGCTCCGAGCCCACCGCTGAGAAAAAGCTGATTTACCTGTTCATCAAGAACCGGGGCGACCTCTCTTACTGGGATGGTCTGGCTGAGGGCGGCGACCGCGCCTCGGTCGACTTTGCCGCGCAGGCCGACATCAAGGTGATCGAGACCACCGCGGACCTGCAGGCCAACCTCACCGCCATGTATGAGGCCGCCGACGCGGGTGCCGACCTCATCATTACCGCCAGCGACTTCAAGGACAACCTCGTCACCGTTGCCCAGGCTTATCCCGACATTGACTTCGTCATCGTCAGCGAGGATGTGGTCGACCAGTCCGACAACATCTACGGCATCGACTTCCGCAGCAGCGAGGCCGGTTTCCTCGCCGGCATCGTGGCGGCCGACGTGGCCAGCAGCGGCCTGGACGGCACCTCCGGCAGCAAGACCGTGGGCTTTATCGGCGGCATGGACGAGAGCGTTGTGATCCAGGAGTTCTTCCTGGGCTATATCCAGGGCGCCAAGTACTTTGACCCCGACGTGAAGGTGATCTACAACTATGTCGGCGGCTGGGGCGACCCGGATACTGCCAGGACCCAGGCGCTCACCCAGTATAACGACGCAAAGGCCGACATCATCTTTGCCTGCGCGGGCGGTTCGGGCAACGGCGTACACACCGCCGCGGCCACTGCCGGCAAGTACGTCATTGGCGTCGACAGCGACCAGAGCCTAATGTATGCCGAGGACGCCGATATCCAGTCCCGTTTCGTTACCTCCGTGCTCAAGCTCAGCGGCAACGGCATCTATGATACCGTCAAGCAGTATCTGGACGAGGGTACCCTCCCCTTCGGCGAGTATAAGATTCTCGGCCTGAAGGAGAACGCCGTGGGTCTGGTGGAGAACGACCTGTTCACCAGCTATGTGTCCGATGCCGGCAAGGCCGCGCTGGTCCAGGCGAAGGACGACATCTCCAGCGGCACCGTCACTGTGGAAGGCGCCCTTGGCAAGACCCAGACCGACATCAAGGCACTGATCGACGAGCTGACGAAATAAACGACCCATCCCCCAATGCAGGTTCGGAACAAATGCTGACACATGAAAGCCGGAGAGCGGCGCCGTACGGCACCGCTCTCCGGCTTTTAAATTTTGTTTCCTGCCTCTCAGGTGGAGTCCCTTTCCGCCGTCTGCTCCAGCGACTGCTGGAAGAAACGGTAATCCTGCTCCAGCTTGGGCAGCAGCGGGTAGGCCCCCTGGTGAAGCACCCAGTCCACCACCACGCCCCGGAAGTGGCGAAAGAGGAAGTCGGCCGCCCACTCGGCGGTTACGCTGGGGACCAGCCCGCCCTCGGCCTGGATGGCGGCAAGGCACTCCAGCATGGAGCGCAGGGTGAAACGAGTGGGGTCCATGGAGGCAAAGGAGGGGGCTGACAGGCGGTGGACGTAGTAACGGGCCACCAGTTTCCATCCCATCCCCTCCATGAAACCGGCGTACCCTGACAGGAGGACCCACAGCCGCTCAAGCGGAGGCTCTCCCTCATTCCCGGTCATCAGGGCCTCCATATAGGCGTCCAGGGGGGCGAACCCCCGGGCCAGCAGGGCCTCCTTGGAGGGGAAGTGATGGTAAAACGCCCCCGTGGTGATGCCCGCCCTGGCACAGATGGCCCGGATGGAGACGCGGTCGAACCCCTTCTCCCGCGCCAAATCCACCGTGGCCTTCAGGATGGCCTGCTCGGTTTCCAGGGCCTGCAGCCTTCTCCGCTCGCTATACTCCATGCGCACAGCTCCTCTTGACAACTTCACTGGGGAGGTTATATAATAAGTCACATAACATTGTTATGTGACTCTTATTATAGATTAGGATGATCGCTTTGTCAAACCCCGAGAAGATCGCCCTCCTCACCGATTCCTGCGCCGACCTCTCTCACGCTGTGCGGAAGGGGAAGGCCATCTATACGGTGCCCCTCAGGCTGACCTGCACGGACGGGGAATTCTCCGACGGTGTGGACATCACAGCTGCCGACGTATACCGCCGCCTGGAGAGGGGAGAGCTGCCCAAAACCTCTCTTCCCGGCATGGAGAGCGTGAACAGCGTCCTGGAGCAGATCCGGAAGGATGGCTACGAAAAGGTCATTGCCATCCATCTCTCCTCCGGCCTCTCCGGAACCTATAACCTGGTCCGCCTGGTGGCCGAGCAGTGGGAGGGCCTGGAGATTGCCGTATTTGACTCCCTCAGCGGAGCCATAGGCATAGGCATGACCGTGCTCCAGATCTGGGAGGATATCAAAGCGGGCATGACTTGGGAGCGGCTGGTTTCCCAGCGGGTGAACGCCCTCCTCGGCGGCACCTGTGCCTATTTCTCGGTGGACACCCTGGAGTATCTGGCCCGGGGCGGGCGTATTGGAAAGGTGACGGCCATGGCGGGCACGATGCTCTCCATCAAGCCCATCCTCGGTTTCGCCCACGATGGGCAGCTCCAGTCCGCCGCCAAGGTGCGGGGGAGAAGGCAGGTGCAGGACAAGCTGCTGGAGCTTATGCGGGAGCACGTGAGAGGACATGAAAAATACAACCTGGCCGTGACCAACGGCGGCGCTCCCGAGGAGATGCGGGAGCTTGCCAAGAAGATGAAGGCCGCCTTCCCCAGGTACGACCACTTCTGGGAGGGGGAGTTTGACGCCACCCTCAGCGTTTACATCGGCTCCGGCGTTCTGGGCGCGTGCCTGCAGATTTTAGAGTGAAATAAAGAGGACCGGCCCCCCAGGGCCGGTCCTCTCCTATTCAGCGTTTGTGCGCAAGGCCCTGGAGATATAGTCCCACGCCATGTGCGGCGGCGGCCCCGTCTGCGGCGGCGGTCACCAGCTGACGCAGGACCTTGACCCGGGTGTCCCCAGCGGCAAAGACGCCGGGGACGTTGGTGCAGGTGTCCTCCCCGGCCTTGATATAGCCGTGGTCATCCAGTTCCAGGGGAGGGGAGAAGATGGCGTTGTCCGGCATGAGCCCAACGGCAGCGAAGATACCCGCCACGCTCAGGGTGGCGCGGCCCTGGGGCCCCTCCACCTCAATGGCACTTACCTTGTCCTCGCCGTGGATCTCCACCACCTTGTGCTCCATGAGGAGCTGGACGTTGGACTTTGAGGCCAGAGCGTCGATGAGATGCTTTTCCGCCGTGAACTCCGCCCGGCGGTGAATGAGGTAGACCTGGGGGCAGATGTTGGCGAGGAAGAGGGCGTCTTCCAGCGCGGTGTTCCCGCCGCCCACCACGGCGGTGCTCTGGTTCTTGAAAAAACCGCCGTCGCAGGTGGCGCAGTAGCTCACGCCCCGGCCCGCCAGCCGCTCCTCGCCCCGCACGTCCAGCTTGCGGCGGCGCACGCCGTTGGCGATAATGACAGTCCTGGTCTCCAGCGCGCCTCGGGCGGTGGTGACCACCTTCACGTCCCCCAGGTCGGTCAGACTGGTGACGGTCTCGAACCGAATCTCGGCCCCCAAAGCGGTAGCCTGGACATAGAGGTTCATGGAGAAGTCGGACCCAGCCACGCTCTGGCTGCCCGGCCAGTTTTCAATGTCCGGGGTGGTGGCGGCCTGGCCGCCGGGAGTGCCACCCTCCAGCACCAAAGTGGTGTACCCTGCCCGTCTGGTGTAGATTGCGGCTGTCAGCCCCGCGGGGCCACCGCCGATGATGATAACGTCGTACATTGGCTCAGCTCCTTAATAAGAACTATTCTTTTTACACTATAGCACAGGAAATTCCCCTTGACAAGAGGGGAAAAGCCGTTTGGGATGTAAAATCACATTCCCAAACGGCTTTTGACTAGACTGCTTTTTCCTGGGGTGCGTTACCCTCCTCAGCGGGGCCCTCCGTGAGCGCCAGGGCCTCAGGGAAGGAGAGGATGGCTTTGAAGAGGTCCCCGTCGATCTCCAGGCGGAAGGAGCCCTGCTGGAGCTCGGTGAGGCTCCTGGCGATGGAGAGGCCCAAGCCGGAGCCCTCGGTGCTGCGGGACTCCTCCCCCCGGACGAACCGCTCCATCAGCTGCTCCGGCGGGATGTTGAGGGCCTGCCGCGAGATGTTCTTGATGGACAGGTGGATGCGCCCCTCCCATCGCCGAAGGTCGAGATAGATGCGGGTGCCGGAGAGGGCGTATTTTGCGCAGTTGGAGAAAAGGTTGTCGATCACCCGCCAGAGGTGCCGCCCGTCGGCCCAGACGTAGAGCTCGTTTCCCGGCGGGGTAAAGACTGCCTCCAGCCCCCCGGCGGCAAATCGCTCCTCATACTCGCCCAACGCCTGCTGGAGCATCTGCCC contains the following coding sequences:
- a CDS encoding conserved hypothetical protein (Evidence 4 : Homologs of previously reported genes of unknown function), with amino-acid sequence MSEFMSYDPWANIRTRNGYTGDEMISMLQKSIRRGLEDNALAAAYEMYITSPQFEDKLWRRLLAISVEDVGFGDPMAPVLVQTYNQIRKEFLYGDGDRPIFFVHAIRYLCRSQKERSSDHKKNLMIKKFAHGELPEVPEYAYDMHTVKGREMGRDEHHFLTEASRVSPQMERPDIKAAYEEYLTYCEREKDSEARPDVQPFEYNTWQF
- a CDS encoding Cytosine deaminase-like metal-dependent hydrolase, yielding MNCDLLILDGCLLAEDGAVLRGMAVAVTGGEITEVLPAAQAAEKYQARETVPAEGNLILPGFVDAHTHTCQQLLRGRTTDEYPMIWTRFLVPFEGSLTAQDVRVSAQLACLEMIKAGFTSFADAGGTHMNQVAESVIESGMRAALCRSTMDMGAAIPDGMKESCDDNLRHAEELYRAYQGAGNGRVDIWFGLRQVMTCSPELVRRTGELAREYHTGIHAHLCEHKDEVSFCLQNYKKRPAAFLEEMGVLGPNLLTAHNVTLSESDITLMVRREVKFVHCPRANLSNHGFPKTPRILECGGEIGIGCDGASGVALDMFDQLRTLKDGVLAFWGLPVFDPVVLPTRELLKMSSLGGAAAIGRKDSLGSVEAGKKADLIIINIHQPHLLPSQNLANTLLAGASGRDVTDSVINGRVVMRGRHVLTLDEEKIMADSTRHMAEIVSRAGI
- a CDS encoding conserved hypothetical protein (Evidence 4 : Homologs of previously reported genes of unknown function), which produces MKKLILNCDTGIDDAFALAYAAGQRDMELIGVVASYGMSYVGNTYRNSKYILRLLGSQAPVYAGSEQPLSAPPRDYLEAESLFHGADGVANLLGQYTPEDLSGVQPEGGIDFIIESTRKYGKDLVLVTTGPLTDVARVLERAPWVGDEIGGIVSMVGALATPGNANPYMEANAALDPEAARQALEADPPLTVVGLDITRKTLFSRKDLERWQGIKTERAAFFSGCAAHYLKAYSIKHSYLPGCALHDPLAVGVAIHPEWVQTVPIHLTCELEGEARGRTCENLARSSDNSPARTLGALRVDKTAFEREFFTIVESLLNAGE
- a CDS encoding conserved hypothetical protein (Evidence 4 : Homologs of previously reported genes of unknown function), producing the protein MAKKIYTAGFDIFHPRRKEHMEEIHRLCEAYGLEPHFQLEAPAGGKPAAGEILRMNLERIDACDLVSANLNPFRGLEMDSGTAFEVGYAHARGKLIYGYMDDVRPMVEKLGGERDAEGYTVENFGLPLNLMIACTAKVVQGTLEDCLKAICKDETTTA
- the yufO gene encoding Uncharacterized ABC transporter ATP-binding protein YufO — encoded protein: MGALLEVKNVTKIYPGGVLANHNVDFSVNEGEIHALVGENGAGKSTLMKMLFGMEEPTAGQIFLKGKEVKFSSSKDAIASGIGMVHQHFMLVDSLTGAENMMLGLKGGGFFTNKKRAVEETEKTSKRYGFEIDARRRVRDMGVGMKQKLEILKILYRGATIIILDEPTAVLTPQETEELFGQLLLLKKHGMTIIFISHKLGEVKRISDRITILKSGKTLGTYNAGEISIEEISNLMVGRAISFQYDKSKIDTSHELLRVEGLRYKDKFGVAKLNGASLTVYGSEIVGIAGVEGNGQGELVSIISANMACASGTVSLKGQDITRATIRQVRQAGLSYVPEDRMFNGCAATMSIEENLLVSNIDRFAGKSKMLNKKKMSAHSVNLIREFKVKTRDENQQIKALSGGNIQKVIVAREFTADSDLLVLDQPTRGVDIGAISFIHQKILEMRMAGKGILLVSADLNELIALSDRILVMYKGEVVAELDNSEKVSEQELGLYMLGIKRQGEVS
- a CDS encoding conserved membrane hypothetical protein (Evidence 4 : Homologs of previously reported genes of unknown function) encodes the protein MSRGGKERKSFDIMNYFSAMRIFVAILISLLLVFVIIFFVSEDPVLAISKMMLGPLQTKRSFFNVVERAVPLMFTALALNISLRSGVFNIGSDGSFYMGAVVGAAIALKLQLPNIVHQTVAVLCAGIVGGIINMLPVIIERYTRIQATVLSIMFNSIFFYVGLSIVSAFLLDRSGTWGSEAFSDTAKFGNMIKGTSMHWGFLILVAAVIFIILLMEKSSFGYKVRVTGINPNFARSAGIKTGAVVLGAQFIGGTVAGVGGAVEMLGMYKRFQWQTQVSYVWDGLLVHMLANQNPILIPFTAFFIAYLRIGAEIMSRSTDLDPEVVAFLQGIVILLVASEKFLYPIKKRHEQKMALAEAEGANVEGA
- a CDS encoding Inner-membrane translocator, with amino-acid sequence MLSIFASSSFWFSVLASTTPVMLATISANILTKSGVFNLGIEGTMLISALTGVLVSAYTQNLFLGALAGVAIGVLISFLLGYFTLIMNAPMNACGVAINLLASGGTVFVLATLTGSKITSTSLKSLTFPNIDIPFLRDIPFLGEILSGHNLITYLGWIFAILTWLLLFKTKLGLSIRAVGENEDAARSAGININGMKFIALTLCGIFCALGGMYLSMGALRSFTAGMVAGRGFLSLAMDAMSQGNPLVGMLSSLLYGFSDTITVYLQLYSNVDLKMIEAFPYVFIILVLFVVHLVRRGVARRREGLTLSQRARAAQS
- a CDS encoding conserved hypothetical protein (Evidence 4 : Homologs of previously reported genes of unknown function), with protein sequence MANAYYDPWSMTKTKHGLEADIVISAMQKCIRRGEEEIALRMAYELYTTSSFHEEKMWNRLLVIPVEDIGFGDVNALSVVRDLNELRKDFPYGDGDRPIFFLFAIRYLCKCKKERSTDHIKNIIMRESEAGLVPEIPDYAIDMHTIQGRARGRDVFYFLDEASKVEPVWEGYDDSYRQTLYKMCQQETSKENTNQEEKK